A window of Sagittula sp. P11 genomic DNA:
GAAGCGCGCGACCTGGTCGCTGAGGTCTTCGGCAAAACCGATCATCTTGCGGACAAGTTCGTCCTGCAGCTCGTCCTGTGCCCGGACGTTCTTCTTCGGGATCAGGTGGCCTTGGGCGTTCCGCATATGCGGCTCGCCGTTGACGTCGAAGACGCCGGATTTGGCGTGTTGTGTCATGCGATCTTTCCTTCGATCATGGCGCCGCCTTCGCGGCCTTCTGGTGAGGATGTTGCGATCAGGCCGGTGCAGGCCGCGAGGCAGACGAGGGCGTCGATCTCGTCGAGGGTGACAAGGGTCGCGCCGCGTGTGCCTTGGCGCGCCACCTTGGCGGCGGCGCTGGCCGACAGCGCGAGCATGCGGCCTTCCGTCAGGTGTCCGTCACCGGGATCGGACGGGGAATGGGTCAAGACTTGCTCTCCTCTTCTTTGAAGATCGGGCAGCGGTTGCAGGCCCGAAACATCTGGACATACAGGGTGTTCACGTTGCGGAAGTCGCGGGCGGCGGCGCGCCAAGTGCGGCATTCCTGCCTTTTGATCTCGCCCAAGCACGGGCAGACCACCGAATCGGACATCAGCAGAGCGCGGACGAGATCCTCGACGGCGCGAAGATCGCCCGTGTATTTTTTCGCCAGCACAAACGAGACGAGAGAGGGGGAGCGACCAATGCGCGTGGCGGTCTTGTTTTGGCTGGTCCGGTCACACTCTTCCGCCAGCGCCAGCACCCACTCCGGCAGGTCGGCCCCCCACGCCGCCTTCGACTTATCGACGGCGCTCATGGGGCATCCTTCCGTCCGACGACGCTGATCTCGCCGATGTTGCTGTCCTCCAGAACTGTGACCCTGCGCGTAACAGGCGCCTCCGGTCCCGTGTTGCGCACGAGCTGAAACAGGGCTTCACGACGGCCGCGAATGGGCTGGTCGCGTATCCGGAGATAACCTCCCTCCAACAAGGTCCGGCAGTAGGAGCGCGCCTTGTCGACGGACACTTGCACGCCCCCGGCGTTGGAGTGCGCCGCAATGTCCAGAGGCGTGAAGTGCCGTAGGATCCGCATGGCGCGCCACATGTTGCCCTCGGGCGTTCCGGCTGCATTGGGCGCCACCTTCGCCGACGCTTCGATCAACTGCTGTCGCCGTTCTGCGGAGATGTAGAACCGGACCTGACCTTCCTTGCGGACGTAGTCGACCAAGCCCTCACGCTGCCATTGCGTCAGGTAGCGCTGGGCTGTGCCGTGCGGCACTTTCAACTCGGTTTCGAGGTCGACGAGACGAAACTCGTCCATCGTCCGGACTCGCTCGAATGCCTTCGTGCGGCGGGCTTCTGCAGTGCGCCGACCGTCGCTGATTTCCCCGTTCATCCGCGCGCTGCCTTACGAGCAAGTGCCGCGCTTGCGCCGGGGTAGACCTCCGGCTTGCGCGTGACGGGCGGCGCTCCGGTGAAAAATGGCTGGTCGCCCCAAAGGGCCAGGTCGGCCTTCTTCTTGCCGCTGCGCCGGGCGAGTTCCTTGACCTTGTCGAGGTTGGTCGCCACGCGTCGGATCGCGCCGCTCGACGCGTCCACGATTGCCTGCATCAGGTCCGGTGCGATATCCACACCGGGGCAGTAGATATCCGCCAGTTTGGACGCATCCGCCAGATTGCAGTCGACCGTCTCTTGCCAGTCGAGGACGCGGTTGTGGATGTTTTCCCACTTCGTCAGGCCGTGGGGCAGGTTGGCTTCGCCCACGAGAACGATCGGCGCGAGGCTGCTCTCGTAGATGTCGCGGACCAGCTCAATCATGTTGCCGCGAAGCATGTACTGGGCATCGTCGATGATCAGCGGCCGGTCGGTGATAGCCAAGTGTTCGGCAATCGCGTCGATGTAGTAAGGCGTCGTTTTCTTGCGGGGCGTGGCGCCCATTTCCTCGGCGACTTTCTCGACCAGATACGCCTTGGTCCAAGCCTGTTTCATCTGCACGACGTGCGCCTGAAACTCGTTGGCAACGACAATCACCGCGGTCGATTTGCCGGAGCCGGACTTCCCATGGAACACGCCAAGTCCCGGAAGGCCGCGCGTCCGTGTGATAAGCCTCTCGGTGTGCCCCATAAGGGCCGCGACGTTGCGCAGGGGGGCGATAGATGGGGAGTTCATGCTCTTTTCCTCACTTCTCGTTGTCCCGGCCAAGTGCCCGGTTCATCCGGGAAAAGGCACGGTATTCGCTCGATTGCTGGTACTCGCCGAGCCAGTCGGACTGCTCGGTCGTCAGTGGATTGTCGCCGTCCTGCAGCGCTTCCAGTTCGCAGGCGCGGCGGTATCTGGTTTCTGGATCGTCGAGATCCGGCTGCGCTTTGGAGCGCGCCTCCAGTTTCGTGACGGTCGCGGCGAACCGGGCTTCCTGCTCGCGCTCGGCCTCGAATTGGACGCGGGGGACGGAGCGTGGCGCCTTCGGATGGCGGGGCGGTAGCCGGACCACGTCGGCCTCGGGCAGGTTGTCGCCGGACACGTCCTTGCCAGCGGCGCGCAGCCGTGCCGCGATCTCGGCGTCGGTCAGCGCCTTGTGCGCCTTCGCCTCTGCCCGGGTTGCCTTGACGAACGCGGCGCGCTTGCGCTGCTGGGTCCGGGCATCGTCCACGTTGAGGAAGTCGCCCTTCTCGACGATCGGCGCTTCACCGAGGAAGGCGCCGTCAATGTCGTAGACCCGAAGGCCCGCATGCAGATCGTCCGGATCGAAGCGTGCAACGACCTTCTGGCCCGCGATGCGATACATCCATTCGGCCCAGTAGCGCGAACCGTAGATCGACAGCTCGCCATTCTG
This region includes:
- a CDS encoding AAA family ATPase is translated as MNSPSIAPLRNVAALMGHTERLITRTRGLPGLGVFHGKSGSGKSTAVIVVANEFQAHVVQMKQAWTKAYLVEKVAEEMGATPRKKTTPYYIDAIAEHLAITDRPLIIDDAQYMLRGNMIELVRDIYESSLAPIVLVGEANLPHGLTKWENIHNRVLDWQETVDCNLADASKLADIYCPGVDIAPDLMQAIVDASSGAIRRVATNLDKVKELARRSGKKKADLALWGDQPFFTGAPPVTRKPEVYPGASAALARKAARG